The DNA region TACTACTTGTCCTATAATGCTGCTACTGCTACACCTACTCGTCACACTGACACGGCGGCCATGCTTGCATTGTTGCAATATGTTTAGATGCGTCGAGACACATACGCATACACTGCACTGTAGAGAGAGACGCAAGGCGTACAAGGCAACAAATCTCGATCACGAGGCGTTTGCAATGTAGTTGCTGCCGGTCTGACACAGACACTTTGCATATCGTGTAGTAGAAACAAGCAAGACATGCTTCGCACCTTGCGATGTGAATGGATGCATGAAAGAGTAATCAAGAAGGCTGCGAGTACGATGTTGAATCGATTACCGAATAAGCTCGAGATTTTCTACTAGATTATTTTAAGGATGGAGTCAGTTTATTTATGATCTCTAATGATAGACcctttttaaaaagaaattacCGAAGGTGGCCGTGCGGAAGGTGGTCCAGCCGTCGGCGGCGCTGCGGCTGCCGGTGATCACCGTAGCGTCGCGGCCCTCGCCGACGAGGGCGATATTCGTCTTGTACGCCGGCACCTCCACGTTCTCCTCGTACGTCCCAGCCTTCACGTGGATAACCGTCCTCGTCTCGCTGTTGTTCGGCGCCGCCGCAACCGCTTCCCCAACCGTCCGGAAGTTCCCTGTCCCATCCTTCGCCACCGTGATCACCACCATCGCCGGCTGGTCAGCGTTCCCACTGTCGTCGTCGCCGTTTCCATTGTCGTCGTTGCTGTCACCGTTGttgtcgtcgtcgccgtccCCGCTAttgtcgtcgtcgccgtccccgctattgtcgtcgtcgtcgtcgtcctggAGCAGCCGCCGGTTGTGAATCTGGGCCATAACGGCTGCGAAGCCAGCcgagaagccgccgccgccgccgctgctccgGGCGACGAGGGCGAGCGAGTTGGAGACGTGCTCGTAGGCGTCGTCGAGGGAGGCGAGGAGGCCGTCCATCCGCGGTCCGGACGCACCGGCGAGCCCGTCGAGGCAGGTGGCCTTGTTGGTGAGCGCAGCCGCGAGGTTCGCGCGCACGGCGGGGAGGCTCCCGCCGGGGGCCGCGAGGAGCGAGGCGGAGCGCGAGAGCGAGCCCAGCGTGGCGGCGTGGAGCTCCAGGCAGTCCTGCGCGGCGCCGCGGCGGAGCGAGGTGACCGGTGCGGAAAGGGTAGTGGAGAAGGCGGGGGAGAGCGAGGATAGCGCGGAGACCGCGCCGCGGAGGGAGGCGAGAACGACGGACAGCACGTTCGGCGGGAGAAGGCTGACAGAGAGAGCGGATGACTCGACCACCTTCGCTCCGGCGACGGCGTCCAGGGGTGCTGCCGCTGACGCGAGGCAGGAAACAGGGTGCGGGGTCGTGTGGCAGATGGCGTGGACGGTGTCGACCAGTGGGTTggcggccgcggcgccggcggtcTTGTTGGGCCTTGTGGCACtggagtggtggtggtggcgcttGTGGCCGTGGCATTGTGTTGTGGCGACGGtggtgaggaggaggacggcgaggaggaggaggaccggCGGCGAGAGCGTGACGGCAGCCATGGCCGTGGACAGTGTGAGTGTGTGGTGTTGGAGTGAGCGAGAGACATACTAGATATGGAAGTATATAAGATCGTGAACTGCGACGCGCCGACAACTGGAACACGAAAATTCCACTAGCGGTTGCTGGTGCACGAAAATTTCATTTGTATtaagatttatattaaaaatatagataaaaacTTATTAGATAGATAAGAAAATTAATAGATAGATAAGTATCAGGTGCGAGAAATATCAGAAATACCGAGTAAATTTTGTGTGCTTGTTTCTTCCCACTTAAGAATGCATGCACAGATTGGTGACTCTGTTACTAAACATTAATTTACCTGCTTCTTCCGTATAATAAGCAGCTCTCTTGCCTAAATTTGAACCCAAAAAATAGATAGATGTGTCAGTTCTATCTACTTGCTATACAGCTCCAAACTCTGGCTGAGTTTTGGGTAGTAATTTATGAGCTAGAGATCGACATCACACTGTTCATATCCTTGTTACCTTTTTTTACGCGGTATTTTCGGTTACTATGAGTCTATGACTGTAATATCTCGACGGGTTAGTGCATACCTCAATGGTTTTATATGCCTGCTGGGGAAGTGGCGGAGCTTCACAACTTAAAAGACGAGGATCATGATGGAGGAGATTTTCAGCCTTCTCTCAATTGATGGAGGAGAGCTGTTCGATCCAAATCCAGCATGCATAGTGCCTTCTTTAACCTCTCGACACCTCCTTTAACGTCTCTGCCTACCGCTCGTCGTCGCGCTAACCACTTCATTTTTCTCACCCTCGCCGTCAACCCCTCCCACCACCCGCCAACCGTTTGCGGCTCCGACAGTGCCACCGCCACCTTGCCGCACCACCACACGGACACCCACCATTGGTCCGACCACCTCCCCAAGCCTCCCTCTAACCCTAGGGTCGCTGATGAACTCCGAAACCCCGAACCCTAACTTCCTTCCCTAAACTCGCCGGTGGCCGTTGTGTTCACACGGTTGTCTAAAATCTCGAGAAATTTCAAGCTCGTGTACTCTAGGAGGCGTGCACATTTCACTGCTCCAGCAGTGCACACACGACATGAGCTATAACAAGTTCAGTTGTATGTATGCACAGCCACCAAACGCAAGACGATTGCAAGAAGAAATGCCCTAGTCTCAATCTAGTCGGCAAGCTTCATCGGTCTTGAACTGACCTTATATAATTTGTTGAACAACCCACGCCACCGAGTGTGGTCTGTGGGTCGCTAATGCACTCAATCTCATGTAAATCACAATAGATGAACACAAGAGACAAATATCGGAAttattcctttctttcttttattcaGCTGAATCCTTGTCTCTTACATTGAGGGTGCTCCTTTCTATTTGtagaaaaaaatcagaattttgacaggagaaaacaaacaaacaaattcagggatgcttccccccctACCTGGCTACcaagctgtcggagggttaactcctgtcgcagggattctgagggacccctttttagagattcggccggggggatgattctgaatatgtttgccggagaaataaatggatatgaatgcgatggctggcggggtggaatgatctagtgcgaaatgaagtaaatgcactaggggtttagataggttcgggccgcacggaggcgtaacaccctactcctgtgtggatgctataaatgtcctgagaatgtctcccaggaatgtgctagttacaagaatatctgtctatcctagagcctggggctctttgttcttcggtttctatgctcgtatgaaggtgttcttcgatctgtgtgtatctgttggctttgggtgctcttggacttctcgatcttctctacttccttaact from Phragmites australis chromosome 8, lpPhrAust1.1, whole genome shotgun sequence includes:
- the LOC133926410 gene encoding pectinesterase-like, with translation MAAVTLSPPVLLLLAVLLLTTVATTQCHGHKRHHHHSSATRPNKTAGAAAANPLVDTVHAICHTTPHPVSCLASAAAPLDAVAGAKVVESSALSVSLLPPNVLSVVLASLRGAVSALSSLSPAFSTTLSAPVTSLRRGAAQDCLELHAATLGSLSRSASLLAAPGGSLPAVRANLAAALTNKATCLDGLAGASGPRMDGLLASLDDAYEHVSNSLALVARSSGGGGGFSAGFAAVMAQIHNRRLLQDDDDDDNSGDGDDDNSGDGDDDNNGDSNDDNGNGDDDSGNADQPAMVVITVAKDGTGNFRTVGEAVAAAPNNSETRTVIHVKAGTYEENVEVPAYKTNIALVGEGRDATVITGSRSAADGWTTFRTATFGVSGEGFLARDITFRNTAGATKGQAVALRVNADLAAVYRCGVDGHQDALYAHSFRQFYRECAVSGTVDVVFGNAAAVLQGCALVAKSPVPGQSNVLTAQGRGDPNEDTGIAVHNCTVAAEAPGLPAGTRTFLGRPWGAYARAVVMDSYLGSLVDPEGWVEWPGAEAGRGDTVYFGEYGNGGPGADTGGRVGWAGVHRMGYDEATQFSVENFIYGDEWLGATSFPYDDDV